GCTGGCCATGGCAATTCAGGCGGAAGGGGTAGCAGCTATCTCTTTAACTGGTCCCCAGGCAGGGATTAGAACTGATAATGTTTTTAATAAAGCCAGAATTAAAAAGGTTTTGACCCAGAGAATTCGGGAAGAACTGGCTAATAACAAAATTGTAGTGGTTGCTGGTTTTCAAGGGTTAAATGAGGATGGCGAGATAACCACTCTTGGCCGGGGTGGTTCAGATACGACCGCGGTGGCTCTAGCGGCTGCTTTAAAAGCAGATGTCTGCGAAATTTTTACTGATGTTGACGGGGTTTATACTGCTGACCCCAGAGTTGTACCCCAGGCCAAAAAGCTGGCGGATATTTCCTACGATGAAATGCTGGAACTGGCCAGTTTGGGGGCGGTAGTATTGCAGCCTCGGGCAGTGGAGTTTGCTAAAAACTATGATGTGCCAATTCATGTCCGTTCCAGCTTTAATCATGAGCCCGGGACAATAGTCAGGAGGGAGAGTACCATGGAAAAGGAAAGGGTTGTAAGCGGTATAGCCCATGATTTAAATGTAGCCAAAATAGCTATTTTTGATGTGCCAGACCGGCCGGGGGTTGCCAGAACTCTATTTCAGTTACTGGCAGAACAAAATGTCAATGTAGATATGATCATCCAGAGTGCGACCAGGAATGACACCAATGACATTTCCTTTACCTGTGCCCATGATGACTTGTCCCGGGCCCTGGCTGCAGTGGAGCAGGCCTGTTCCTTGCTAGGCGCTAAAGGCTACACTTACGATG
This DNA window, taken from Carboxydocella sporoproducens DSM 16521, encodes the following:
- a CDS encoding aspartate kinase: MALVVQKFGGSSVANAERIKRVARRAVECFREGNQVVVVVSAMGDTTDELLNLMKQITLDPDPREQDMLLSTGEQISIALLAMAIQAEGVAAISLTGPQAGIRTDNVFNKARIKKVLTQRIREELANNKIVVVAGFQGLNEDGEITTLGRGGSDTTAVALAAALKADVCEIFTDVDGVYTADPRVVPQAKKLADISYDEMLELASLGAVVLQPRAVEFAKNYDVPIHVRSSFNHEPGTIVRRESTMEKERVVSGIAHDLNVAKIAIFDVPDRPGVARTLFQLLAEQNVNVDMIIQSATRNDTNDISFTCAHDDLSRALAAVEQACSLLGAKGYTYDEDVAKVSIVGAGMVSNPGVAAKMFEALAEEGINIEMIATSEIKISCIIRASDVKLAVLALHNKFQLEKP